A genomic region of Metopolophium dirhodum isolate CAU chromosome 1, ASM1992520v1, whole genome shotgun sequence contains the following coding sequences:
- the LOC132933559 gene encoding THAP domain-containing protein 7-like has protein sequence MSCSAVNCTTNRSSHGIHLFRFPAQLERRKICINNTRRAQWQPTESARLCEVHFEENQFERKRIDGWIKLKWDAIPTIFNVPNPPKSTMTKSKSKYKILDPPLNVQPNEIENTTGASMQSLQSIPDDRVLDKIKLKIKLMKICSHCSL, from the exons atgtcgtGTTCTGCCGTAAACTGCACGACGAATCGAAGTAGTCATGGTATACATCTATTCAGATTTCCGGCTCAACTTGAACGCagaaaaatttgtataaataataccagAAGAGCTCAATGGCAACCTACAGAATCTGCTCGTCTGTGTGAA gTTCATTTTGAAGAGAACCAATTTGAAAGAAAAAGGATAGATGGCtggattaaattaaaatgggaCGCCATTCCTACAATTTTTAATGTTCCAAATCCACCGAAGAGCACAATGACAAAAAGTAAATCCAAATACAAG ATACTTGATCCTCCTTTGAATGTTCAAccaaatgaaattgaaaatacaacTGGTGCAAGTATGCAGTCATTGCAGTCT ATACCTGATGATAGAGTGTtggacaaaattaaattgaaaataaaactgatGAAAATATGCAGTCATTGCAGTCTGTAA
- the LOC132935697 gene encoding rac GTPase-activating protein 1-like, translating to MEEHCKSLAFQYDMFVNSTLKYLDTATERDYMLQLKAIDQLTYRINQREADQDTIKKNLEEVQDTCSKLNYKLITSARLLDEVQVEREKLVFEKETMKSQLEQLYSIRKKQDVVEKSHDSLINHSDGVQLDEKETFNNIGAWLSDISYSNSEDSSYEQLLENPKQNSALIKKHSASNVFNNLNNPKKCPIQNMDTTNNQIIATTILTMDLGSVNAKSVIETYPTQTSKVALISSSSDSIELLSTSDSETENNITEKKHNFIQKIIVIPEMCGHCHKKIKFKNYMVKCLDCKIITHLECKDFIPIICTIDELKIHALNCGVPPFIVHCIGEIERRGLDTIGLYRVSGSDKEVKSLRDKFRKGLPNLNEIDIHVLCSYLKDLIRMQENNLVSPSDLSKFTDVLKNKNDVSKSLCQVVSELPHTNRNILSFLIIHLQKVAISSKCNMDHKCLTIVFGPTIVGVTSTSLDELHTQFEIVFEVIRELLMLPYDFWLGSLKTKSIASDEPLYSTPIKNQPRSPGSFNHFFSSGLKRQILDSQKKKKIAKEVEF from the exons ATGGAGGAACATTGCAAATCCCTAGCTTTTCAATACGATATGTTCGTCAATAGCACCCTCAAGTATTTGGACACGGCGACCGAGAGAG attacaTGCTACAATTAAAAGCCATTGATCAATTAACATACAGAATAAATCAAAGAGAAGCTGATCAAGATACTATCAAGAAAAACCTAGAAGAAGTTCAGGATACATGttctaaattgaattataaacttataacttccGCTCGTTTATTAGATGAAGTTCAAGTAGAAAGAGAAAAACTTGTATTTGAAAAAGAAACTATG aaatcTCAATTAGAACAATTATACAGTATTCGTAAGAAACAAGATGTTGTAGAAAAATCACATGATTCACTCATAAATCATTCTGATGGTGTACAGTTGGATGAAAAAGAGACTTTTAATAACATTG GTGCTTGGTTGTCAGATATTAGTTATAGTAATTCTGAAGATAGTTCATATGAACAATTATTGGAAAATCCCAAACAAAATTCTGCACTCATAAAAAAGCATTCTGCAAGCAATGTTTTCAATAACTTAAATAACCCAAAAAAATGTCcg attcaaaaCATGGATACTACTAACAACCAAATAATTGCTACAACTATTTTAACCATGGACTTAGGTAGTGTAAATGCTAAATCTGTTATAGAAACGTATCCAACACAAACTTCAAAAGTTGCATTAATATCGTCATCGAGTG ATTCTATAGAGCTATTGTCCACCAGCGATTctgaaacagaaaataatataactgaaaaaaaacataattttattcaaaaaattattgtcATTCCAGAAATGTGTGGCCACTGTCATAAAAA aatcaagtttaaaaattatatggttaAATGTCTGGACTGTAAAATTATAACTCATCTGGAATGTAAagattttatacctattatatgtacaATTGATGAACTAAAAATCCATGCTTTAAAT TGTGGTGTCCCACCTTTCATTGTTCACTGTATTGGCGAAATCGAAAGAAGAGGATTGGATACCATTGGATTATACAGGGTGTCTGGTTCTGATAAAGAAGTGAAAAGTTTAAGAGACAAATTCCGTAAAGGCTTACCGAATTTAAACGAAATAGACATCCATGTATTATGCAGTTATCTGAAAGACTTAATTCGTATGCAAGAAAATAATCTTGTATCTCCAAGTGATTTATCAAAGTTTActgatgtattaaaaaataaaaatgatgtttCAAAGTCACTTTGTCAAGTTGTATCTGAATTGCCACATACTAATCGTAACATACTTTCGTTTCTCATTATTCATTTGCAAAA GGTTGCCATTTCATCAAAATGCAATATGGATCATAAATGTCTAACAATTGTTTTTGGACCTACAATTGTTGGTGTTACAAGTACTTCCTTAGATGAATTACATACtcaatttgaaattgtttttgaa GTAATAAGAGAACTGCTAATGCTGCCTTATGATTTTTGGCTTGGTTCTTTAAAAACTAAAAGCATTGCTTCTGATGAACCGTTATATAGCACTCCAATCAAAAATCAACCTCGATCACCTGGCTCATTTAATCATTTCTTTTCTTCCGG ATTAAAAAGACAAATATTAGACTCtcaaaagaaaaagaaaattgcAAAAGAAGTTGAATTTTAA